A region from the Anaerobacillus sp. CMMVII genome encodes:
- a CDS encoding ABC transporter permease codes for MDLFIEGIIKAFEMIITGDREIYEITFTTLKVSLTAIMVSTVVGIPLGVLLGLRVFPGKKIVLVFVNIGMGLPPVVAGLYITMLLWRSGPLGHLGLLYTTQAIILAQILVSLPIIIGLTSSAFQQIDSKMLLQIKALGATKFQRLGLLLRETKLAIFAAIMAGLGRVLAEVGRQ; via the coding sequence ATGGATCTTTTTATCGAAGGAATTATCAAAGCATTCGAAATGATTATCACAGGTGATCGGGAGATCTATGAAATCACCTTTACAACATTAAAGGTATCGTTAACGGCGATTATGGTAAGTACAGTTGTTGGCATTCCTTTAGGTGTGTTATTAGGTCTGCGAGTTTTCCCTGGGAAGAAAATTGTCCTTGTTTTTGTGAATATCGGTATGGGGTTACCACCTGTTGTCGCGGGTCTTTATATTACAATGCTACTTTGGCGGTCTGGGCCATTAGGTCATTTAGGGCTGTTATATACAACACAAGCGATTATTCTAGCGCAAATTCTAGTTTCCTTACCTATTATTATAGGTTTGACATCTTCGGCCTTTCAGCAGATTGATAGTAAAATGCTTCTGCAAATTAAAGCACTAGGAGCAACCAAATTTCAAAGACTTGGACTACTTCTAAGAGAAACAAAGCTAGCAATCTTTGCAGCGATCATGGCTGGTTTAGGACGAGTTCTAGCAGAGGTTGGGCGGCAATGA
- a CDS encoding helix-turn-helix transcriptional regulator: MFDDTYTPDEIAKMFKISKHTVYELIKRGELHAFKIGNKMRINSEEVERFKNSSRDNAGASQPSLGSTTIRLTGSHDFIVEQLTKFISKESSLQIHPTYIGSLDGLMMIYRGQADVAAIHLLDPNTKEYNLPFIKQLFVHEKISVIRLVSREQGFIVARGNPKNITSFGDLTRKDVTFINRQKGSGTRFLLDVFLSKHEIAPKTVSGYVNEEWNHLATASHISRGSADVGFGIRSAAEHLGLDFIAVTEEKFDLVFRWTQENEEELKRLYEIICSDQFKSSISKIPGYNIKELGQLIYKKL; encoded by the coding sequence ATGTTTGACGACACGTACACACCAGATGAAATTGCAAAGATGTTTAAAATCTCAAAGCATACAGTCTATGAATTAATCAAAAGAGGCGAGTTACACGCTTTTAAGATTGGTAACAAGATGAGGATTAATTCTGAAGAAGTTGAACGTTTTAAAAATAGTAGCAGAGACAACGCTGGAGCTTCTCAACCGTCATTAGGTTCAACAACGATTCGGTTGACAGGTAGTCATGACTTTATCGTTGAGCAATTAACTAAATTTATAAGTAAGGAGTCAAGTCTTCAAATCCACCCTACCTATATAGGGAGTCTTGATGGCTTGATGATGATATATCGCGGTCAGGCAGATGTTGCTGCCATTCATCTCTTAGATCCTAACACTAAAGAGTATAATCTTCCGTTCATTAAACAGCTTTTTGTTCATGAAAAAATTTCCGTTATTCGCTTGGTGTCTAGGGAACAAGGATTTATCGTGGCTAGAGGCAATCCAAAGAATATTACGTCTTTTGGTGATTTAACACGTAAAGATGTAACATTTATTAACAGACAAAAAGGTTCGGGAACGAGATTTCTGTTAGACGTGTTTTTGTCAAAGCATGAGATTGCCCCTAAAACAGTAAGCGGCTATGTAAATGAAGAGTGGAATCATTTAGCTACTGCTTCCCATATTAGTAGAGGTAGTGCAGATGTAGGTTTTGGGATTCGATCAGCAGCTGAACACTTAGGATTAGATTTTATTGCCGTGACAGAAGAGAAATTTGACCTTGTATTTCGGTGGACACAGGAAAATGAAGAAGAACTCAAGCGCCTGTATGAGATTATTTGTTCAGATCAATTTAAATCTAGCATTTCAAAAATACCTGGATACAATATTAAAGAACTAGGGCAATTAATCTATAAAAAATTGTAG
- a CDS encoding BCCT family transporter, which yields MKERNLGSVFYISVTITTLFVLWGFIFPEHLELQATNALEFTTNAFGWFYLMATFFFLAFAFYLAFGPYGKIKLGEDDEEPEYSFFSWFAMLFSAGMGIGLVFWGVAEPIYHYITPPLGLAEGLSPDAARYALRYSFFHWGLHPWAIYTIIALALAYSQYRKGESGLISSTFRPLIGDHVDGAIGKGIDTLAAIATVSGVATSLGLGTLQINGGLSYIFGIPNNITIQIIIILVVTVLYMISSTTGLNRGIRYLSNLNLGLALGLLLFVLVMGPSSFILEAFTTTIGGYLGNIIPMSFRMTPFSQGTWIGAWTLFYWAWWIAWAPFVGTFIARVSRGRTIKEFVLGVLLVPSIFGALWFAAFGGSAIFIDMFQGGGISEAVSQDVTTALFITLEHFPLGTVLALLATFLIITFFVTSADSATFVLGMITSKGVLNPANSTKLTWGVLQSSIAAVLLWSGGLNGLQTASIVAAFPFAIIMVFMIFSIVKALNEEVREEKQKEKRRRKKLDELLKQSQQ from the coding sequence ATGAAAGAACGAAATCTAGGATCGGTATTTTACATATCAGTAACAATCACAACTCTTTTTGTTTTATGGGGATTTATCTTTCCGGAACACTTAGAACTCCAAGCTACTAATGCACTTGAATTTACAACTAATGCCTTTGGGTGGTTTTATCTAATGGCGACGTTTTTCTTTCTGGCATTTGCCTTCTATTTAGCCTTTGGGCCTTACGGAAAAATTAAACTTGGAGAAGATGATGAAGAACCAGAGTATTCATTTTTTTCATGGTTTGCCATGTTATTTTCAGCTGGTATGGGAATTGGTTTAGTGTTCTGGGGTGTGGCTGAACCTATTTATCATTATATTACGCCGCCCTTAGGTCTTGCTGAGGGACTGTCACCAGATGCTGCCCGTTATGCACTTAGGTATTCATTTTTCCACTGGGGACTACACCCATGGGCTATTTATACCATTATCGCCTTAGCGCTTGCCTATTCACAGTATCGAAAAGGAGAATCAGGGCTAATCAGTTCGACTTTTCGCCCTCTTATTGGTGATCATGTTGACGGTGCAATTGGAAAAGGGATTGATACATTAGCTGCTATTGCAACCGTTTCTGGTGTGGCAACTTCTTTAGGACTTGGAACATTACAAATTAATGGGGGCTTGTCCTATATCTTTGGAATTCCAAACAATATCACGATCCAAATTATCATTATTTTAGTTGTTACCGTTTTATATATGATTTCTTCTACCACAGGACTTAATCGGGGCATTCGTTATTTAAGTAATTTAAATTTAGGACTTGCACTCGGATTACTACTTTTTGTTTTAGTTATGGGGCCTTCTTCTTTTATCCTTGAGGCTTTTACAACAACTATTGGTGGCTATCTAGGTAATATTATTCCAATGAGTTTTCGAATGACACCTTTTTCTCAAGGTACTTGGATTGGTGCTTGGACCCTATTTTACTGGGCATGGTGGATTGCTTGGGCTCCATTTGTCGGAACGTTTATCGCTCGTGTTTCTAGAGGTAGAACAATTAAGGAATTTGTACTTGGCGTTTTACTCGTACCGTCTATTTTCGGTGCCCTCTGGTTTGCTGCTTTTGGTGGATCAGCGATCTTTATCGATATGTTTCAAGGTGGCGGTATTTCTGAAGCTGTCAGTCAGGATGTTACTACAGCTTTATTTATTACTCTAGAGCACTTTCCTCTTGGAACGGTCCTTGCTCTGCTCGCTACATTCCTAATTATAACTTTTTTTGTCACTTCAGCAGATTCGGCTACCTTTGTTCTTGGGATGATCACTTCAAAAGGTGTCTTAAATCCAGCTAACTCTACTAAGTTAACTTGGGGCGTCCTACAGTCCTCAATTGCTGCCGTACTTTTGTGGAGTGGCGGGCTAAATGGTTTACAAACTGCATCAATCGTTGCTGCTTTTCCTTTTGCGATTATAATGGTTTTCATGATATTTTCAATTGTTAAAGCTTTGAATGAAGAAGTGAGAGAAGAAAAACAGAAGGAAAAACGAAGAAGAAAAAAATTAGATGAACTACTCAAACAAAGTCAGCAATAA
- a CDS encoding YrzI family small protein, giving the protein MVFHFLFFTIKITKRNFSGEQLTRAREAELLEQKFEETKQRFLYTQRLL; this is encoded by the coding sequence ATGGTATTTCACTTTTTATTTTTTACAATAAAAATTACAAAGCGTAACTTTTCAGGGGAACAACTTACTCGTGCCCGAGAAGCTGAATTGTTAGAGCAAAAGTTTGAGGAAACGAAGCAACGCTTTTTATATACGCAAAGGTTACTATAA
- a CDS encoding substrate-binding domain-containing protein — MKKTFKLGVYFLLIYVLAACTSSNTQEIETQSTEIILATTTSTQDSGLLDVLIPMFEKQHNIKVKTIAVGTGQALAMGEKGEADVLLTHAPSSEEKLVQNQDVIYRKRVMYNDFILIGPAADPAGINGRDVKTALTKIFETRSTFVSRGDDSGTHKMELNLWDVAELEPGTQSWYIETGQGMGSTLQLSAEKDGYLLTDRATYLAHAKNMEHMAVLVEGDQKLLNIYHVMQVNQDKYSFVNGEAGKLFVEFMVSEEAQTIIKNFGVEQYGQPLFFQFTE, encoded by the coding sequence ATGAAAAAAACATTTAAACTAGGTGTTTATTTCTTATTAATTTATGTTCTAGCCGCTTGTACAAGTAGTAATACTCAAGAAATTGAAACGCAATCTACAGAGATTATTTTGGCAACGACGACTAGTACACAAGATAGTGGACTATTAGACGTCCTTATACCAATGTTCGAAAAACAGCACAACATCAAAGTAAAGACAATCGCTGTTGGGACAGGCCAGGCTTTAGCGATGGGAGAAAAGGGTGAGGCGGATGTGCTACTGACACATGCACCTTCCTCCGAGGAAAAATTAGTACAAAATCAAGATGTGATCTATAGGAAAAGGGTAATGTATAATGATTTTATTCTGATTGGACCAGCTGCTGATCCAGCTGGGATTAATGGGAGAGATGTAAAGACTGCTTTGACAAAAATATTCGAAACGAGGTCAACCTTCGTATCACGTGGTGATGACTCTGGTACACACAAAATGGAACTTAATCTTTGGGATGTAGCCGAACTAGAACCAGGAACTCAAAGCTGGTATATAGAAACGGGGCAAGGAATGGGAAGTACGCTCCAGCTTAGTGCTGAAAAAGACGGTTACCTTCTAACAGACCGAGCTACGTATTTAGCACATGCTAAAAACATGGAGCACATGGCCGTACTTGTTGAAGGTGATCAAAAATTATTAAATATTTATCATGTGATGCAAGTCAATCAGGATAAGTATTCTTTTGTAAATGGTGAAGCAGGGAAATTATTTGTAGAGTTTATGGTAAGCGAAGAAGCTCAAACAATTATTAAAAATTTCGGTGTCGAACAATATGGACAACCTTTGTTTTTCCAGTTTACAGAATAA
- a CDS encoding AarF/ABC1/UbiB kinase family protein, whose amino-acid sequence MFRKRIRHLQRYQEIVAAFTRNGFGFIMKELGLLELLSMPKRLFIEGKEINRKSVGERFRRFFEELGPTFIKIGQIASTRSDLIPVDIISELEKLQDNVPPFSYQEVQQVFLTEFGVGVEEMFSFFQERPLAAASIGQVHFAVLKTGERVAVKIQRPNIRKVIETDLEILQDIAILAERRLDWAAKYQLRDVVEEFAKSLRAEVDYSIEGRNAEKIAKQFQDDDKIYIPTVYWEYSSSKILTMEFVEGTKLNDLSKLEGKGFNRKIIAERIAHAMFQQILVDGFFHGDPHPGNLLVSSGNKVIFMDFGMVGRLSSLMRDHFASFIIAMMLQNTDGVVKSVIKMGLIPEEANLTLLRADVDLLREKYYDVPFSQLSLGEAVTDLFSVATKHGIRIPTDLTLVGKSLLTMEGIVEKLDPDLSIVKIAEPFGRHLLKERYQPKNVAARLWGNMVEYGEIVADFPKSIKEFSSIMKQGKMRVEISLSDFDRLLTRVERVSNRLSFSIVLLSFSIIMVGLIIGSSLTGHTTTLIWRLPTVEIGFAVALVMFIWLFYAIFKSGKF is encoded by the coding sequence ATTTTCAGAAAAAGAATTAGGCATCTACAACGCTATCAAGAGATTGTAGCCGCATTTACCCGTAACGGTTTCGGATTTATTATGAAGGAACTAGGTCTCCTTGAACTATTAAGCATGCCGAAGCGGCTATTTATTGAAGGGAAAGAGATCAATAGAAAATCTGTTGGCGAACGTTTCAGGAGGTTTTTCGAGGAATTGGGCCCAACCTTTATTAAAATTGGCCAAATAGCCAGTACTCGTTCTGACTTAATTCCTGTAGACATCATTTCAGAATTAGAAAAATTGCAAGATAATGTACCACCATTTTCATATCAGGAAGTGCAACAGGTGTTTTTAACTGAATTTGGAGTTGGGGTTGAAGAGATGTTTTCCTTTTTTCAGGAACGTCCGTTAGCCGCAGCATCAATCGGTCAGGTTCATTTTGCAGTCTTGAAAACAGGTGAGCGCGTTGCCGTGAAAATTCAACGACCAAATATCCGTAAGGTTATTGAAACTGATTTAGAAATTTTACAGGACATTGCAATTTTAGCGGAAAGGCGTTTAGATTGGGCTGCCAAATACCAACTTCGGGATGTTGTAGAAGAGTTTGCAAAGTCATTGCGGGCTGAAGTAGATTATTCTATTGAAGGACGTAATGCTGAGAAAATTGCAAAACAATTTCAAGATGACGATAAGATTTACATTCCTACCGTCTATTGGGAGTATTCAAGTTCAAAAATTTTGACGATGGAGTTTGTTGAAGGAACTAAACTAAACGATCTATCGAAGCTAGAGGGAAAAGGTTTTAACCGGAAAATAATTGCTGAACGAATTGCTCATGCAATGTTTCAGCAAATATTGGTTGATGGATTCTTCCATGGAGACCCCCATCCGGGAAATTTACTTGTGTCCTCTGGAAACAAAGTGATCTTTATGGACTTTGGAATGGTTGGGCGACTTAGTTCGCTGATGCGAGATCATTTCGCATCCTTCATTATTGCAATGATGCTTCAAAATACAGATGGAGTTGTAAAATCGGTAATAAAAATGGGACTTATACCAGAAGAAGCAAATCTGACTTTGCTCAGAGCGGACGTTGATCTACTTCGTGAAAAGTATTATGATGTCCCTTTCAGTCAATTGAGTTTAGGTGAGGCGGTAACTGATTTATTTTCTGTGGCCACAAAACATGGGATACGTATCCCTACGGATTTAACTTTGGTAGGAAAGTCTTTGTTGACGATGGAGGGAATTGTTGAAAAACTAGATCCCGATTTAAGCATTGTGAAAATAGCTGAGCCATTTGGTCGCCATTTGTTAAAAGAAAGATACCAACCCAAAAATGTAGCTGCGAGGCTTTGGGGTAACATGGTTGAATACGGAGAGATAGTTGCTGATTTTCCTAAAAGCATTAAAGAGTTTTCTTCAATTATGAAACAAGGCAAAATGCGAGTTGAAATTTCTCTTTCTGACTTTGACCGCTTGCTAACAAGAGTCGAACGGGTCAGTAATCGACTTTCCTTCAGTATTGTCCTGTTATCTTTTAGTATTATTATGGTTGGATTAATCATTGGCTCATCATTAACCGGACATACAACGACCTTAATTTGGCGCTTGCCAACCGTAGAAATTGGCTTCGCAGTCGCCTTGGTAATGTTCATCTGGCTATTTTATGCGATCTTTAAATCAGGTAAATTCTAA
- a CDS encoding calcium/sodium antiporter produces MSYIFLLVGFGLLIKGADFFVTGSSNIASLLRVPPILIGLTIVAFGTSSPEATVSILAALEGSGGISLGNVIGSNIFNITLVIGLTAYLNPLKVESETIRKEIPFALLASVVLLVLISDTMLQTLSLNLLTRADGFIFLLFFTVFMYYIFEVVRTSRDKLIAEKTIVNEKWGKNILLTLLGLGAIIFGGDLVVKNSTEIAYTFGMSETLVGLTIVAIGTSLPELVTSITAAIKKQSEIALGNIIGSNIFNILFVLGTSSVISPLAVSENIHFDVMLMIILTIVLLVFSRTKYRVGKFEGVFLALAYVLYLAYIILRN; encoded by the coding sequence ATGAGCTACATCTTTTTGCTTGTAGGGTTCGGTCTATTAATCAAAGGCGCAGATTTTTTTGTTACTGGTTCGTCAAACATTGCAAGCTTGCTTCGGGTTCCACCAATACTGATTGGGTTAACAATTGTTGCCTTTGGAACGAGTTCTCCTGAAGCAACAGTCAGCATCTTAGCTGCTCTAGAGGGAAGTGGTGGAATTTCATTAGGAAATGTCATCGGTAGTAATATTTTTAATATTACGTTAGTGATTGGTCTGACCGCTTATTTAAATCCGTTAAAAGTCGAGAGTGAAACAATTAGGAAAGAAATCCCGTTTGCCTTGTTAGCGAGTGTTGTACTCTTAGTTTTAATAAGTGATACCATGCTCCAAACATTAAGTTTAAACTTATTAACCCGTGCTGATGGCTTTATCTTTTTATTATTCTTTACTGTTTTTATGTACTATATTTTTGAAGTGGTTCGTACAAGTCGTGATAAACTTATTGCTGAAAAAACGATCGTGAATGAAAAGTGGGGAAAAAATATTCTACTTACGCTCCTAGGACTTGGAGCTATTATTTTCGGTGGAGATCTTGTTGTTAAAAATAGCACGGAAATTGCTTATACATTTGGTATGAGTGAGACATTAGTAGGCTTAACAATCGTTGCAATTGGTACATCTTTGCCTGAATTAGTAACCTCAATAACAGCAGCGATAAAAAAACAAAGTGAAATTGCACTTGGAAATATCATCGGCAGTAATATTTTCAATATTTTATTTGTGCTCGGAACGTCATCTGTAATCTCGCCATTAGCCGTTAGTGAGAACATACACTTTGATGTTATGCTGATGATCATTTTAACAATTGTTTTATTGGTTTTCTCAAGAACGAAGTACAGAGTTGGAAAATTTGAAGGAGTATTCTTAGCTTTGGCCTACGTTTTATATTTAGCGTACATCATTCTTCGAAATTAA
- a CDS encoding HD-GYP domain-containing protein, translating into MEEISFDLVGKVLEEDIVSDLNILLLKKGSVLTETNILLLKKHNYKKVNVSEDVSFSGIYLKFVQQIEQLFTEINELKDIDITEWFEENQRIISEVQPVASFIDQLYQMKTEHTLPRHSANVGLLAFYIGKLLRYSMKNKIILWQMGVVHDIGKVKVPSKMITHPEIGWSMLKEVKGVNAQMLNAARQHHECIDGSGYPKGVNIKYLSVMVQIISVANTINNFLVKNENIFSLINYLIDETKKNKLNPAIIIPFVRHILGNSVGKHVMLNDKTVAEIVFIHENEPSQPLVHIKNTDVYVDLRKDHLLEIIAFA; encoded by the coding sequence ATGGAGGAAATAAGTTTTGACCTTGTTGGGAAAGTATTAGAGGAAGATATTGTTTCAGACCTTAATATTTTGTTATTAAAAAAAGGTTCGGTATTAACAGAGACCAATATTCTATTGTTAAAGAAACATAACTATAAAAAAGTAAATGTTTCGGAAGATGTTTCTTTTAGTGGCATCTATTTAAAGTTTGTTCAGCAAATTGAACAGCTCTTTACTGAGATAAACGAATTAAAGGATATTGATATTACAGAATGGTTTGAAGAAAATCAGCGTATTATTAGTGAAGTTCAACCAGTAGCAAGCTTTATTGATCAATTGTATCAAATGAAAACGGAACACACGTTACCTAGGCATAGCGCAAATGTAGGCTTACTTGCTTTTTACATAGGAAAACTATTGAGATACTCAATGAAAAATAAGATAATTCTTTGGCAAATGGGAGTTGTCCACGATATTGGTAAAGTGAAAGTACCAAGCAAGATGATAACCCACCCTGAAATTGGTTGGTCAATGTTAAAGGAAGTAAAAGGTGTTAATGCTCAGATGCTCAATGCCGCAAGACAGCATCATGAATGTATCGATGGCTCAGGGTACCCTAAGGGTGTTAATATAAAATATTTATCAGTCATGGTACAAATCATCTCAGTTGCAAATACAATTAATAATTTCCTTGTGAAAAATGAGAACATCTTTTCTTTAATAAACTACCTTATCGATGAAACGAAGAAAAACAAATTAAATCCAGCCATCATTATCCCTTTTGTCCGGCACATACTTGGAAATTCTGTTGGAAAACATGTGATGTTAAATGACAAAACAGTGGCTGAAATTGTATTTATTCATGAAAATGAACCATCACAACCATTGGTTCACATAAAAAATACTGATGTTTACGTTGATTTAAGAAAAGATCATCTACTAGAAATCATCGCGTTTGCCTAG
- a CDS encoding phasin family protein — protein sequence MRNVLEKGLALGLGLAVKSKEQIEAIVDELVKKGDIKKEESNELVSELVKKGEQAKNQVDEMIKERMKIIFQELNLVTKEDLQYLENRIRELEQKQV from the coding sequence ATGAGGAATGTATTAGAAAAAGGATTAGCGCTAGGTTTAGGATTAGCGGTGAAAAGTAAGGAACAAATTGAGGCTATTGTTGATGAACTGGTAAAAAAAGGTGACATTAAAAAGGAAGAATCTAATGAGCTCGTATCAGAGTTGGTTAAAAAAGGTGAACAAGCAAAAAATCAAGTTGACGAAATGATTAAGGAACGTATGAAGATTATCTTCCAAGAGCTAAACCTAGTCACAAAAGAAGATCTACAATATTTAGAAAATCGTATTAGAGAATTAGAGCAAAAACAAGTGTAA
- a CDS encoding GGDEF domain-containing protein — translation MDREAIYQRKIAELEKREQELLEQLQKRETFYEKILDEIPMNIFVEDKEGRTIFANKQACECNGKTRAELVGQTVFDFFPRTIAENQRKEDLKVWKTRSLLTKEVIVHFKGEEVHMYTGKTIIELEDGLKEEYLLGFGLDISARKIAEQKIEHMAYHDALTGLPNRWFIQRYLEEFLTENKTLAVFILDLDHFKTVNDSMGHQAGDELLKEVSKRLRSMFPEEYIIARWGGDEFILLAPNLENENEIITISEEIIHMMSIPFSYADQQFLVTTSIGISLYPFHGPDIVTLLKNADRGLYTSKNNGRNGYEIVV, via the coding sequence ATGGATAGAGAAGCAATTTATCAGAGAAAAATAGCAGAGTTAGAAAAACGTGAGCAAGAGTTATTAGAACAACTTCAAAAGAGAGAAACCTTTTATGAAAAAATTCTTGATGAAATACCCATGAATATCTTTGTTGAGGACAAAGAAGGTAGGACTATTTTTGCTAATAAACAAGCGTGTGAGTGTAATGGAAAAACGAGAGCAGAGTTAGTTGGACAAACTGTTTTTGATTTCTTTCCAAGGACTATTGCTGAAAACCAACGAAAAGAGGATCTCAAAGTATGGAAAACGAGAAGCCTCTTAACAAAAGAAGTAATAGTTCATTTTAAAGGCGAAGAGGTCCATATGTATACTGGGAAGACGATTATTGAACTTGAGGATGGTTTAAAGGAAGAATATTTACTAGGATTTGGCTTAGATATAAGTGCTAGAAAAATAGCTGAACAGAAAATAGAACATATGGCATATCATGACGCATTAACAGGTTTACCAAATCGCTGGTTTATTCAAAGGTATCTAGAAGAGTTCCTCACTGAAAACAAAACTCTTGCCGTATTTATTCTTGACCTTGATCATTTTAAAACTGTGAATGATAGCATGGGACACCAAGCCGGGGATGAACTACTAAAGGAGGTTTCCAAAAGGTTGAGATCAATGTTCCCTGAAGAATATATTATTGCAAGATGGGGAGGCGATGAATTTATCTTACTAGCTCCTAATTTAGAAAACGAGAATGAGATTATTACTATAAGTGAAGAAATCATCCATATGATGTCTATACCATTTAGTTATGCTGATCAACAGTTTCTTGTAACAACGAGTATTGGCATTAGCCTTTACCCATTCCATGGTCCAGATATTGTTACATTGTTAAAAAATGCCGATCGTGGCTTATATACTTCTAAAAACAATGGGAGAAATGGTTATGAAATAGTAGTATAA
- the pfkB gene encoding 1-phosphofructokinase yields the protein MIYTCTLNPSIDYLVEVDDVKLGSLNRASKTAYYPGGKGINVSRVLKRLGEESTALGYIGGFTGAFICDVLTQAGISHDFIEVDEPTRINVKLKSGVETEINGLGTLISKEAELQLFEKIANLSNEDFLVLAGSLPPAVSPDFYRSVAKLCFEKNIRFIADTSGEALEGILQYEPFLVKPNEHELGELFEVEITSIEDAIFYGKRLLEKGPKNVIVSLGSKGAILLNDRVVAFANVPKGELRNSVGAGDSLVAGFVAAYETQRDYLEAFKYGIACGSATAFSLDLCEKPTVQKLLPEIKIEIVS from the coding sequence ATGATCTATACTTGCACATTAAATCCATCTATCGATTATTTAGTTGAAGTTGATGATGTAAAGCTTGGCTCATTAAATCGAGCTTCTAAAACAGCGTATTATCCTGGGGGTAAAGGGATTAATGTTTCCCGTGTCTTAAAGCGACTTGGAGAAGAGAGTACTGCTTTGGGTTATATTGGGGGCTTTACTGGTGCTTTTATCTGTGATGTTCTAACACAAGCGGGCATTTCACATGATTTTATTGAGGTAGATGAGCCAACAAGAATAAATGTCAAATTAAAGTCAGGGGTAGAAACAGAAATTAATGGACTTGGAACTCTAATTTCAAAAGAGGCTGAGCTTCAACTATTTGAAAAAATTGCGAACCTGAGCAATGAAGATTTCCTGGTTTTAGCGGGGAGCCTCCCGCCAGCTGTTTCACCTGACTTTTATCGTTCTGTTGCAAAGCTTTGCTTTGAAAAAAATATCCGTTTTATTGCAGATACCTCTGGTGAAGCACTTGAAGGAATATTACAATACGAGCCTTTTTTAGTGAAACCAAATGAACATGAACTAGGAGAACTCTTTGAGGTCGAAATTACTAGTATTGAGGATGCTATTTTTTATGGTAAAAGGTTACTAGAAAAAGGACCGAAAAACGTCATTGTTTCCTTAGGGAGCAAAGGAGCCATCCTACTAAATGATAGAGTTGTAGCTTTTGCAAACGTACCAAAGGGAGAGCTTAGAAACTCTGTTGGAGCAGGGGATTCTTTGGTTGCAGGATTTGTTGCAGCTTACGAAACACAACGTGATTATCTTGAAGCATTTAAGTATGGAATTGCATGTGGTAGCGCTACGGCTTTTTCATTGGATTTGTGCGAAAAGCCTACTGTTCAAAAGCTTTTACCAGAAATAAAAATTGAAATAGTAAGTTAA
- a CDS encoding ABC transporter ATP-binding protein — translation MMGKILQLKNVKVIANKQTLLDIADFSLDQGDVVGVIGPNGAGKSTLLKVLSYLQAPTEGEVMYKGEAKHSDHLDLALRRRFAVALQQSLLFDTTVYDNVAIGLKLRKVNKKVISEQVSYWLEKFQISHLAKKNAKSLSGGEAQRVNLARALILDPEVLFLDEPFSALDFPTKAQLIKDFNEILKDTNTTTLFVSHDLLEIRHLTKSLAVIIDGKLQQSGSTKAVIEHPNEAAAPFLNKWKELYTF, via the coding sequence ATGATGGGAAAAATATTACAATTAAAGAATGTTAAAGTAATAGCGAATAAACAGACATTATTAGATATTGCTGATTTTTCACTAGATCAAGGTGATGTTGTTGGGGTTATTGGGCCAAATGGTGCTGGAAAAAGTACGTTATTAAAAGTCCTTTCGTACTTACAAGCCCCTACAGAAGGCGAAGTTATGTATAAAGGTGAAGCAAAGCATTCTGATCATCTTGATTTAGCGCTACGGAGAAGGTTTGCTGTAGCACTTCAACAATCCCTTCTCTTTGATACTACTGTTTACGATAATGTTGCAATAGGTTTAAAGTTAAGAAAGGTGAATAAAAAAGTCATTAGTGAGCAGGTAAGTTACTGGTTAGAAAAATTTCAAATCTCCCATCTTGCGAAAAAAAATGCGAAATCATTATCAGGTGGGGAAGCACAACGTGTTAATCTTGCTAGAGCTTTAATATTGGACCCTGAAGTTTTGTTTCTTGATGAACCTTTTTCAGCCCTTGATTTTCCGACCAAGGCGCAGCTAATTAAAGACTTTAACGAAATCTTAAAAGACACTAATACAACAACTCTATTTGTTAGTCATGATTTACTAGAGATCAGACACTTGACGAAAAGCTTAGCTGTTATCATTGATGGCAAATTGCAGCAGTCTGGAAGTACAAAAGCAGTGATTGAGCATCCAAATGAAGCTGCTGCTCCGTTTTTAAATAAATGGAAAGAACTTTATACTTTTTAG